A window of Staphylococcus sp. 17KM0847 contains these coding sequences:
- a CDS encoding nucleoside triphosphate pyrophosphohydrolase family protein — MELNDYQSLALRTHGGHVTKHLALSNYALGLTGEAGEVADLIKKHIFHGHELEREAIVKELGDVLWYLSSLAHVCDITLDEVAEQNIEKLTKRYPNGFNYHDSIYRTEQNE, encoded by the coding sequence ATGGAATTAAATGATTATCAAAGTTTGGCGTTAAGAACACATGGTGGACATGTAACAAAGCATCTTGCCTTATCTAACTATGCTTTAGGACTTACAGGAGAAGCAGGTGAGGTGGCAGATCTTATTAAAAAACATATTTTTCATGGTCATGAATTAGAGAGGGAAGCTATTGTCAAAGAATTAGGAGATGTGCTGTGGTATTTATCATCACTTGCACATGTTTGTGATATCACTTTAGATGAGGTTGCAGAACAAAATATTGAAAAGTTAACGAAACGCTACCCTAATGGCTTCAACTATCATGACAGTATTTATCGAACAGAACAAAATGAATAA
- a CDS encoding DUF1440 domain-containing protein has product MKEKTTLSYAQVLYATLIGGLLSGIVKLGWEVMFPPRTPERNATNPPQALLEKLGFSHDFTHMTYQFSEQSMPWVSFIIHFSFAIVFAFIYIILVKRFSIVAMGYGAVFGIVVWIAFHLVIMPAMNVVPSMFDQPFHEHLSEFFGHIVWMMVIELVRRYYVYKNAFM; this is encoded by the coding sequence ATGAAAGAAAAAACAACATTATCGTATGCTCAGGTTTTATATGCCACGCTTATTGGAGGATTATTATCAGGGATTGTCAAGTTAGGTTGGGAAGTCATGTTTCCACCACGTACACCTGAACGTAATGCTACAAACCCGCCACAAGCTTTACTGGAAAAATTGGGTTTTAGTCATGATTTTACACATATGACATATCAATTTTCTGAACAATCTATGCCATGGGTAAGTTTTATAATTCATTTTAGTTTTGCGATAGTATTTGCATTTATTTATATTATATTAGTAAAACGTTTTTCAATTGTCGCAATGGGTTATGGGGCAGTGTTTGGTATTGTTGTATGGATCGCGTTTCATCTTGTGATTATGCCAGCGATGAACGTTGTACCTAGTATGTTTGATCAGCCATTCCATGAACACTTGTCAGAGTTTTTTGGTCATATCGTATGGATGATGGTCATTGAACTTGTCAGACGATACTATGTGTATAAAAATGCATTTATGTAA
- a CDS encoding hemolysin family protein codes for MIIAIILLIFVSFFFSGSETALTAANKVKLKAEADQNNLKATKLLKLLEKPSEFITTILIGNNIANILLPTLVTILAVDMGLNVGVASAILTVVIIMFAEVIPKSIAATFPDAIARIVYPIIQFFIILFKPITLVLNTITDGLTKFLSRGHEVNKMSKEEVRTMVAIAGTEGAFNELERNRIQGVMDFDRLKIDDVNNTPRVNVTSLSVDDTYDEVYDIVMNHPYTRYPVYEGDIDNVVGVFHSKYLLAWSRDVDKTVMDYSSEPLFVYEHNRAEWVLRKMTVTRKHMAIVLDEYGGTDAIVTHEDLIEEMLGMEIEDEMDREEREKLNQIR; via the coding sequence GTGATCATTGCGATCATTTTACTCATTTTTGTGTCGTTTTTCTTTTCAGGAAGTGAAACGGCGTTGACAGCTGCGAACAAAGTAAAGTTAAAAGCAGAAGCAGATCAAAATAACCTTAAAGCAACAAAACTATTGAAGTTACTAGAAAAACCAAGTGAGTTTATTACAACGATCTTGATTGGGAATAATATTGCAAATATCTTACTCCCCACACTTGTAACTATTTTAGCAGTAGACATGGGGTTAAATGTTGGTGTAGCATCAGCTATTTTAACAGTTGTCATCATTATGTTTGCTGAAGTGATTCCAAAATCAATTGCAGCGACTTTCCCAGATGCTATTGCACGTATTGTTTATCCGATTATCCAGTTTTTTATTATATTATTTAAACCCATTACGCTTGTATTAAATACGATTACAGATGGATTGACAAAATTTTTATCTCGAGGACATGAAGTGAATAAAATGTCCAAAGAAGAAGTGAGAACAATGGTTGCCATTGCAGGTACAGAGGGCGCTTTTAATGAATTAGAGCGCAATCGTATTCAAGGTGTGATGGATTTTGATCGTTTGAAGATTGATGATGTGAATAATACACCACGTGTAAATGTAACATCACTGTCAGTAGATGATACATACGATGAAGTCTATGACATTGTGATGAATCATCCCTATACGCGTTATCCAGTATACGAAGGTGATATAGACAATGTTGTAGGTGTGTTTCATTCGAAGTATCTATTAGCGTGGAGTCGAGATGTCGATAAAACAGTTATGGATTATAGTTCAGAACCATTATTTGTGTATGAACATAATCGTGCAGAATGGGTATTACGAAAGATGACAGTGACACGAAAGCATATGGCAATTGTACTCGATGAATACGGTGGAACAGACGCCATTGTAACACATGAAGATTTGATTGAAGAAATGCTGGGTATGGAAATAGAAGATGAGATGGATCGTGAAGAACGAGAGAAACTAAATCAGATACGTTAA
- a CDS encoding DUF72 domain-containing protein produces MIQIGLTGWGDHDTLYDHTMYKGDKLQAYASHFPVVELDASYYAIQPERNIQKWIDETPQRFKFVVKIHQALTLHADYREYVEHIEDLFEAFRLMIKPLYLTNKLAMVLVQFPPWFDCTTKNINYIRYVRQQLQDIPVCIEFRHRSWFDGAMKERTLEFLTTQKLIHSVCDEPQAGEGCIPFVNRMTQSTALIRLHGRNVHGWTKKDMTDQEWRNVRYLYQYSDDELMDLAEHIRILEQKAEQVYVIFNNNSGGHAAGNAKVLQHHLGIDYEGLAPQQLKLF; encoded by the coding sequence ATGATACAGATTGGATTAACAGGTTGGGGTGATCATGATACGCTATACGACCATACGATGTATAAAGGCGATAAGTTGCAAGCGTATGCAAGTCATTTTCCGGTCGTTGAGTTGGATGCGTCGTATTATGCGATTCAACCTGAACGTAACATTCAAAAATGGATAGATGAAACACCACAGCGTTTTAAGTTCGTTGTTAAAATTCATCAAGCACTAACATTGCATGCGGATTACCGGGAATATGTTGAACATATAGAAGACCTATTTGAAGCCTTTCGCTTAATGATCAAACCCTTGTATCTTACAAATAAACTTGCAATGGTGTTAGTGCAATTTCCACCATGGTTTGATTGTACGACGAAAAATATTAATTATATTCGCTATGTACGTCAACAATTACAAGATATTCCTGTATGTATAGAGTTTCGTCATCGCTCATGGTTTGATGGGGCGATGAAAGAACGTACATTAGAATTTTTAACAACGCAAAAACTTATTCATTCAGTATGTGATGAGCCACAAGCTGGAGAGGGATGTATCCCATTTGTGAATCGTATGACACAATCTACAGCTCTCATAAGATTACATGGACGGAATGTACATGGGTGGACGAAAAAAGATATGACTGATCAAGAGTGGCGAAATGTACGCTATTTATATCAATATTCTGATGATGAATTGATGGATTTGGCAGAACATATTCGCATTCTTGAACAAAAGGCAGAACAAGTGTATGTCATTTTTAACAATAACTCTGGAGGACACGCTGCAGGTAATGCCAAAGTGCTACAACACCATTTAGGTATTGATTATGAAGGATTGGCGCCACAGCAACTGAAATTATTTTAA
- a CDS encoding sulfite exporter TauE/SafE family protein has protein sequence MSVIILILIGFLSAVIGSIVGIGGGIIIVPTLIYFGMTLGILEGITPQTAIGTSSIILIVTGFSSTLGYLKVKQVDVKNGMIFLVGIIPGALIGAYLSRYLTLHSFNLYFGIFLIIVAMLLMVRHKIPPIQSFQKEQYMKSFTDLHGQEYHYSVVPSTAMLSSFLIGITSGLFGIGGGALMTPLMLLVFRFPPHVAVGTSMMMIFFSSITSSVGHVVLGHVVWGYSIILIIASWIGARLGVKINKTVQSDTVVLILRIVMLVLGIYLIVRSFYS, from the coding sequence ATGAGTGTGATTATTTTGATACTGATTGGCTTTTTATCTGCAGTGATTGGGTCAATTGTAGGAATTGGTGGCGGTATTATTATTGTACCAACGCTGATCTATTTTGGAATGACACTGGGCATTTTGGAAGGGATCACACCGCAAACAGCAATTGGTACATCATCTATTATATTGATCGTAACAGGATTTTCATCGACTTTAGGGTATCTTAAAGTCAAACAAGTCGATGTTAAAAATGGCATGATTTTTTTGGTGGGGATTATTCCGGGAGCTTTGATTGGTGCATATTTAAGTAGATATTTAACACTTCACTCATTTAACCTGTATTTCGGTATTTTTCTCATTATTGTTGCCATGTTATTGATGGTTCGTCATAAAATCCCGCCGATACAGTCATTTCAAAAAGAACAGTATATGAAATCATTCACTGATCTACATGGCCAAGAATATCATTACAGTGTTGTTCCTAGTACTGCGATGCTCTCATCATTTCTAATTGGTATTACGTCTGGACTTTTTGGCATCGGTGGTGGTGCACTTATGACACCGTTGATGTTACTCGTCTTTCGCTTTCCACCTCACGTCGCTGTTGGCACGAGTATGATGATGATTTTTTTCTCAAGTATCACCAGTTCAGTGGGGCATGTCGTATTGGGTCATGTTGTATGGGGATACAGTATCATATTGATTATTGCGAGTTGGATCGGTGCAAGGTTAGGTGTCAAAATCAATAAGACCGTTCAATCTGATACGGTTGTTCTTATTTTGCGTATCGTAATGCTGGTACTCGGTATCTATCTGATTGTACGTTCATTTTATAGTTAA
- a CDS encoding bifunctional UDP-sugar hydrolase/5'-nucleotidase: protein MRVTLYHTNDIHSHLNAYTRIKQYMATQRPTLRHPSLYLDIGDHVDLSAPVTQGTMGKRNVQLLNEAQCDIATIGNNEGMTISHEALNALYKDAQFTVTCANIFDEQGNLPQHFVQSYIREIKGVRFMFVAVTAPFTPFYRALDWIVTDPLAAIKDVVQQQRGSYDVLIVMSHVGIFFDEQLCEELPEIDVIFGAHTHHHFIDGEEKNGVLMAAAGKYGQFLGEVTLDVEEGKVTKKRAQLHALETLPQVITDFDKEGRALLDHPVVMKPMTLQRETNFITQGTYMLAQSIHDFIGADCTIINAGLLVKGFENKRLTAYDIHQMLPHPINTVRAKISGRTLKEIILTAQEQTYMYEHAQGLGFRGNIFGGYILYNVGYIESSDRYFVKGEEIEDDVIYTFGTIDMYTFGRYFPMLKGQPMEYLMPAFLRDIFTAYLQRL, encoded by the coding sequence ATGCGCGTTACACTTTATCACACAAATGATATACATAGTCATCTGAATGCTTATACACGAATTAAACAATATATGGCTACACAACGACCAACATTGAGGCACCCTTCATTATATTTGGATATAGGAGATCATGTAGATTTATCTGCACCCGTTACACAAGGTACAATGGGCAAACGCAATGTACAATTATTAAATGAAGCTCAGTGCGATATTGCAACAATTGGCAATAACGAAGGCATGACCATTTCACATGAAGCACTGAATGCATTGTATAAGGATGCACAATTCACTGTGACATGTGCTAACATTTTTGATGAACAAGGCAACCTACCTCAACATTTTGTTCAATCCTATATTCGAGAGATTAAGGGTGTACGCTTTATGTTTGTGGCTGTAACTGCACCTTTTACCCCCTTCTATCGTGCATTAGATTGGATTGTAACAGATCCGCTTGCTGCAATTAAAGATGTGGTTCAACAACAACGAGGGTCTTATGATGTTTTAATAGTGATGAGTCATGTCGGTATCTTTTTTGATGAGCAGCTTTGTGAAGAATTACCAGAGATTGATGTGATTTTCGGAGCACATACGCATCATCATTTTATAGATGGTGAAGAGAAAAATGGTGTGCTTATGGCTGCAGCAGGAAAGTATGGTCAGTTTTTAGGAGAAGTAACGCTTGATGTTGAAGAAGGCAAAGTTACGAAAAAGCGCGCGCAGTTACACGCTTTAGAGACTTTACCACAAGTAATAACAGATTTTGATAAAGAAGGTCGTGCGTTATTAGATCATCCAGTCGTTATGAAGCCTATGACTTTGCAGAGGGAGACAAACTTTATTACACAAGGAACTTATATGCTTGCACAGAGTATTCATGATTTTATAGGTGCGGATTGTACAATTATTAATGCAGGTTTATTGGTCAAAGGTTTTGAAAATAAACGTTTGACAGCATATGATATTCATCAAATGTTACCGCACCCTATTAATACTGTACGTGCTAAAATATCAGGACGTACATTGAAAGAAATTATTTTAACAGCACAAGAACAAACATATATGTATGAGCATGCACAAGGTTTAGGTTTTCGTGGTAACATTTTCGGAGGATACATTTTATATAATGTAGGTTATATTGAATCAAGCGATCGCTATTTTGTTAAAGGTGAGGAAATTGAAGATGACGTTATCTATACATTCGGTACCATTGATATGTATACTTTTGGACGTTATTTTCCGATGTTAAAAGGGCAGCCTATGGAATATTTAATGCCTGCTTTTTTACGAGATATTTTTACAGCGTACTTGCAGCGTTTATAA
- the lipA gene encoding lipoyl synthase, with amino-acid sequence MATKNEEILRKPDWLKIKLNTNENYTGLKKMMREKNLHTVCEEAKCPNIHECWGARRTATFMILGDVCTRACRFCAVKTGLPNELDLGEPERVAESVELMNLKHVVITAVARDDLKDAGSNVYAETVRKVRERNPFTTIEILPSDMGGDYEALKTLMAARPDILNHNIETVRRLSPRVRARATYDRTLEFLRRSKELQPDIPTKSSIMVGLGETIEELHETMDDLRANDVDILTIGQYLQPSRKHLKVQKYYTPLEFGKLRKVAMEKGFKHCQAGPLVRSSYHADEQVNEAAKAKQRLGDEQLNL; translated from the coding sequence ATGGCTACAAAAAATGAAGAAATTTTACGCAAACCAGATTGGTTGAAAATAAAGCTGAACACCAATGAAAATTACACAGGCCTTAAAAAAATGATGCGCGAGAAAAACTTGCACACAGTATGTGAAGAGGCAAAATGTCCAAACATTCATGAGTGTTGGGGTGCACGTCGTACAGCTACATTTATGATTTTAGGTGACGTATGTACGCGTGCGTGTCGTTTCTGTGCTGTGAAGACAGGATTACCAAACGAATTGGACTTAGGCGAACCAGAGCGTGTAGCAGAATCAGTCGAACTGATGAATTTAAAACACGTCGTTATTACAGCAGTAGCACGTGATGATTTAAAAGATGCAGGCTCTAATGTATATGCTGAAACAGTCCGCAAAGTTCGTGAACGTAATCCTTTCACAACAATTGAAATCTTACCTTCAGATATGGGTGGAGATTATGAAGCACTCAAAACGTTAATGGCAGCACGACCAGATATTTTGAATCATAATATCGAGACAGTTCGTCGCCTATCACCGAGAGTACGTGCACGTGCTACTTATGATCGTACATTAGAATTTTTACGTCGTTCTAAAGAATTACAACCTGATATTCCAACTAAATCAAGTATTATGGTAGGACTTGGAGAGACAATTGAAGAACTTCATGAAACAATGGATGATTTACGTGCTAATGATGTAGACATTTTAACTATTGGTCAATATTTACAGCCATCACGCAAACATCTTAAAGTACAAAAATATTACACACCATTAGAGTTTGGTAAGTTGCGTAAAGTCGCAATGGAAAAAGGATTTAAACATTGCCAAGCGGGTCCATTAGTTCGCAGTTCTTATCATGCTGATGAACAAGTTAATGAAGCGGCAAAAGCGAAACAACGCCTTGGTGATGAGCAGCTTAATTTATAG
- a CDS encoding YutD-like domain-containing protein: MIKVGNLYFELVTSYRDGFNEEDFVARYSEILDKYDYVVGDYGYDQLRLKGFYRDSYKKADFNKRFSTIQDYLLEYCNFGCAYFVVRRMAQHEVEKHFAEAEDIDESNKLKDVKIQPTIQNEK, from the coding sequence ATGATCAAAGTAGGTAACCTCTATTTTGAACTCGTAACGTCTTATAGGGATGGCTTTAACGAAGAAGATTTTGTAGCACGATATTCGGAAATTCTTGATAAGTATGATTATGTTGTCGGTGATTACGGTTATGATCAACTCAGACTGAAAGGTTTTTATCGTGATTCATATAAAAAAGCCGACTTTAACAAACGATTTTCAACGATTCAAGATTATTTGTTAGAGTATTGTAATTTCGGTTGTGCCTATTTTGTCGTAAGGCGAATGGCACAACATGAAGTGGAGAAACATTTTGCCGAAGCAGAAGACATTGATGAGAGTAATAAGCTCAAAGATGTTAAAATACAACCTACTATTCAAAATGAAAAGTAA
- a CDS encoding DUF3055 domain-containing protein: MIDMFLYDDIEPSQIRFVGFIGEHSRYDLVLIQTDRHYGKTLVLNTQTNKFGIIGTDDLEEEGYIAYILGVNDDEADEITAYLSDVIA; encoded by the coding sequence ATGATTGATATGTTTTTATATGATGACATCGAACCTTCGCAAATTCGATTTGTCGGGTTTATCGGAGAACATAGTCGCTACGATCTCGTTTTAATCCAAACAGACCGCCATTATGGTAAAACACTTGTCTTAAATACACAAACCAATAAATTCGGTATCATTGGTACAGATGATTTAGAAGAGGAAGGTTACATCGCTTACATTCTAGGCGTTAATGATGATGAAGCTGACGAAATTACTGCTTATCTCTCTGATGTCATCGCTTAA
- a CDS encoding DUF86 domain-containing protein: MYFVDKEQLSQKLQYIQRLTRDYDEVKGNHYAFERVAQMLIESSVDIGNMIIDAFILRDPGNYKDVIDILTLEGAISKETQTVLHETIDVRRSFVHHYDTLDSATLVPLFDKAIPYYQQFIEEVVHFLEHENVPVTAFGKGAQ; this comes from the coding sequence ATGTATTTTGTAGATAAAGAACAACTTTCACAAAAATTACAGTATATTCAACGTTTAACGAGAGATTATGATGAAGTAAAAGGGAATCATTATGCCTTTGAACGTGTTGCACAGATGCTGATCGAATCATCTGTTGATATTGGCAATATGATTATTGATGCATTTATTTTAAGAGATCCCGGTAATTATAAAGATGTTATAGATATTTTAACATTAGAGGGTGCAATCTCTAAAGAGACGCAGACAGTATTGCATGAAACAATCGATGTGCGTCGTTCATTTGTACATCATTATGATACTTTAGACAGTGCGACATTAGTACCATTGTTTGATAAAGCAATACCTTATTATCAACAATTTATTGAAGAAGTTGTACATTTTTTAGAACATGAAAATGTACCTGTAACGGCATTTGGCAAAGGAGCACAATAA
- a CDS encoding TIGR01457 family HAD-type hydrolase has protein sequence MKTYKAYLIDLDGTLYKGNEVIPGAADFIKGLNTYDIPHLYVTNNSTKSPEDVVQKLTAMGIQAQPSEVVTSAMATADYISAEKPDATIYMIGDTGLRTALTDKGLTVKDDIHVDYVVIGLDDQITYEKLTKATLAVQQGATFISTNKDPSIPKEQGFLPGNGSLTSVVTVSSKVAPTFIGKPEIPIMQKALDILQLEKSDVAMIGDLYDTDIMSGINIGIDTIHVQTGVTTEAEAMSKNVPPTYSIKDLTVLLNEIKKGK, from the coding sequence ATGAAAACATATAAAGCATATTTGATTGATTTAGACGGTACGTTATATAAAGGGAACGAGGTGATTCCGGGGGCAGCTGATTTTATTAAAGGCTTAAACACATACGATATCCCACATCTATATGTCACAAATAACTCAACTAAATCACCAGAAGATGTTGTTCAGAAGTTGACAGCGATGGGGATTCAAGCACAACCGTCGGAAGTTGTAACATCAGCAATGGCGACAGCGGATTATATTAGTGCAGAAAAGCCAGATGCAACAATTTATATGATTGGTGATACAGGCTTGAGAACGGCACTAACAGACAAGGGTCTGACTGTAAAAGATGATATTCATGTTGATTATGTTGTGATAGGTTTAGATGACCAAATCACATATGAAAAGTTGACAAAAGCGACATTAGCGGTTCAACAAGGCGCAACATTTATCTCAACGAACAAAGACCCTTCGATACCGAAAGAACAAGGATTTTTACCGGGCAATGGTTCATTGACAAGTGTAGTGACAGTATCTTCTAAAGTAGCACCTACTTTCATCGGTAAACCCGAAATACCTATCATGCAAAAAGCACTTGACATCTTACAACTAGAGAAATCAGATGTTGCAATGATTGGCGACTTATATGACACAGATATTATGTCTGGTATTAACATTGGGATTGATACGATTCATGTACAGACAGGCGTCACAACAGAAGCAGAAGCCATGTCTAAAAATGTACCCCCGACATACAGTATTAAAGATTTAACGGTATTATTGAATGAAATCAAAAAAGGTAAGTGA
- a CDS encoding D-glycerate dehydrogenase: MEKILVTRQIPAKFKQRLEALGEVEMWDHHLTPMPRETFLQAAADKTVLLVTLSEQIDNALFQQAPHLKIIANMAVGYDNIDLVSAEQHGVVISNTPHVLTETTAELGFALMMAASRRLPEAIDYVQDGQWESWGPYLLAGKDIYHAKVGIFGMGEIGKAFARRLKGFNADILYHNRSRNTKAEHELGAFYTSFETLIRESDFVVCTAPSTPETQNKFDRSVFQMMRDDAIFVNIGRGDLVVEEDLVEALIAGEIAGCALDVVRDEPIRMDHPLLKQPNAIITPHIGSATVLTRDQMIQTCVLNIEDVVQGRPARNQV; this comes from the coding sequence ATGGAGAAAATTTTAGTGACACGTCAAATTCCAGCAAAGTTTAAACAGCGGCTGGAAGCTTTAGGTGAAGTAGAAATGTGGGATCATCATCTCACACCAATGCCACGTGAAACATTTTTACAAGCAGCTGCAGATAAAACGGTATTACTTGTAACATTGAGTGAGCAAATTGATAATGCACTCTTTCAGCAGGCACCTCATCTAAAAATTATAGCGAATATGGCAGTGGGCTATGATAACATTGATCTTGTATCGGCAGAACAGCATGGTGTGGTTATTTCAAATACACCTCATGTATTAACCGAAACAACAGCAGAATTAGGGTTTGCATTAATGATGGCAGCTTCTCGCCGTTTACCAGAAGCGATAGATTATGTTCAAGATGGTCAATGGGAGAGTTGGGGTCCCTATCTGCTTGCTGGAAAAGATATTTATCATGCCAAGGTTGGTATTTTTGGTATGGGAGAAATAGGAAAAGCCTTCGCACGTCGTTTAAAAGGTTTCAATGCGGATATTCTTTATCACAATCGCTCACGTAATACAAAAGCTGAACACGAACTGGGTGCTTTTTATACATCCTTTGAAACATTGATTCGAGAAAGTGACTTTGTGGTTTGTACAGCACCATCGACACCTGAGACACAAAATAAGTTCGATCGAAGTGTCTTTCAAATGATGCGTGATGACGCTATTTTTGTCAATATTGGACGAGGGGATCTGGTTGTAGAAGAAGATTTAGTTGAGGCACTTATAGCAGGTGAAATTGCAGGTTGTGCGCTTGATGTAGTGCGTGATGAGCCGATTCGTATGGATCATCCATTACTTAAACAACCCAACGCTATTATTACGCCACATATCGGTAGTGCGACAGTATTAACACGTGATCAAATGATTCAAACTTGTGTGCTTAATATTGAAGATGTAGTTCAAGGAAGACCTGCACGTAATCAAGTGTAG
- a CDS encoding YuzD family protein: MTKITVVVYGAEVVCASCVNAPSSRNTFEWLQTLLPQQYPDHNFIFTYIDIDQDTENLTDHDEHFIEQIKADELFYPLITMNDEYVADGYIQLKPLKRYINHNFEA; the protein is encoded by the coding sequence ATGACTAAAATAACAGTTGTTGTGTACGGCGCAGAAGTCGTCTGTGCTAGTTGTGTAAACGCACCAAGTTCACGCAATACTTTTGAGTGGCTACAAACATTATTACCTCAACAATATCCAGATCATAACTTTATATTTACCTATATTGATATTGATCAAGATACTGAAAACTTAACTGATCACGATGAACATTTTATTGAACAAATTAAAGCAGACGAACTGTTTTATCCACTTATTACGATGAATGACGAATATGTTGCAGATGGGTATATTCAATTGAAACCACTTAAACGTTATATTAATCATAATTTTGAAGCATAA
- a CDS encoding NifU family protein, with the protein MPTEDTTMYDQVAEVIEKLRPFLLRDGGDCALVDVEDGIVKLQLLGACGTCPSSTITLKAGIERALVEEVPGVIEVEQVF; encoded by the coding sequence ATGCCAACTGAAGATACAACAATGTATGATCAAGTAGCAGAAGTTATAGAGAAGTTGCGCCCATTTTTATTACGTGACGGTGGAGACTGTGCACTTGTAGATGTTGAAGATGGAATCGTTAAGCTTCAATTACTAGGTGCTTGTGGGACTTGCCCAAGTAGTACTATTACGTTAAAAGCAGGTATCGAGCGTGCACTCGTTGAAGAAGTGCCGGGTGTTATTGAGGTAGAGCAAGTATTCTAA
- a CDS encoding NAD(P)/FAD-dependent oxidoreductase, with translation MKSLVLLGGGYGNMRILSKILPEALPNDYSVTLIDRMPYHGLKTEFYALAAGSKSDKEVRVNFPKDARINTVYGEITHIDLDNQIVSVGQTRVDFDELVIGLGCEDKYHNVPGAQTHTYSIQTLAAARKTYHDICELPSGAQVGIVGAGLSGIELASALRESRDDLEIFLYDRGERILNQFPEKLSNYVKKWFDQHDVTVVPNSNIVKVEPGTLYNKDTKNEHDLIVWTAGIQPVELVRNLPVDLSRSHRVIVNQYHQIPTYPNVYVVGDCANLPFAPSAQLAEEQADQIATVLKTLWQGKTLPEKMPDIKIQGFLGALGEKKGFAYLMDTTVTGRLASILKSGVLWLYKHHNG, from the coding sequence ATGAAGAGTTTAGTTTTGTTAGGCGGGGGATATGGCAATATGCGTATCTTATCGAAAATTTTACCAGAAGCATTGCCAAATGATTATAGTGTAACACTCATTGATCGTATGCCTTATCACGGATTGAAAACCGAGTTTTATGCTCTAGCTGCTGGATCAAAATCTGATAAAGAAGTAAGAGTCAATTTTCCAAAGGATGCGCGCATTAATACTGTTTACGGTGAAATTACCCACATTGATTTAGATAACCAAATTGTATCAGTGGGTCAAACTCGTGTTGATTTTGATGAACTTGTTATCGGACTAGGATGTGAAGATAAATATCACAATGTTCCCGGTGCACAAACACACACGTACAGCATTCAAACTTTAGCGGCTGCACGTAAAACATATCATGATATTTGTGAATTACCAAGCGGGGCACAAGTAGGTATTGTAGGCGCTGGATTGAGTGGGATTGAACTTGCTAGTGCATTACGTGAAAGTCGTGATGATCTTGAGATTTTTTTATATGATCGTGGTGAGCGTATTTTAAATCAATTTCCTGAAAAACTAAGCAATTATGTCAAAAAATGGTTTGATCAACATGATGTTACGGTCGTACCAAACTCCAACATCGTTAAAGTTGAACCGGGGACACTCTATAACAAAGATACTAAGAACGAACATGATCTTATTGTATGGACAGCAGGTATTCAACCTGTTGAACTTGTCCGCAACTTACCTGTCGATTTAAGTCGTAGTCATCGTGTCATAGTCAATCAATATCATCAAATCCCAACATATCCAAATGTCTATGTCGTCGGTGATTGTGCCAACTTACCTTTTGCGCCGAGCGCACAACTTGCCGAAGAACAAGCCGACCAGATTGCTACTGTACTTAAAACATTGTGGCAAGGTAAAACACTTCCTGAAAAAATGCCAGACATTAAAATCCAAGGTTTTTTAGGTGCATTGGGCGAGAAAAAAGGCTTTGCCTATTTAATGGATACAACCGTTACCGGACGCCTTGCCTCCATTTTAAAATCTGGTGTGTTATGGCTATATAAACATCATAATGGGTAA